The following coding sequences lie in one Treponema sp. OMZ 790 genomic window:
- a CDS encoding glycine/sarcosine/betaine reductase component B subunit — MKLELGIIPINDMKFGNKTAVNGTCLEVNKAELEALIKEDPLVIGVELHIAKPGDNTRIIPVKDVLEPRCKVEGSGVCFPGFFTGEEAVVGAGKTHVLKGAAVVTTGTVVGFQEGIIDMSGPGAEYTPFSKTVNLVVDCKIQDDVTRAIKEKALRLMGLKTARYLGEAAKNVKPASVETYETLPFVEQAKQYPNLPKVGYVYMLQSQGLLHDTYYYGIDVKQILPTIMYPTEVMDGAIVSGNCVSACDKNPTYVHQNSPIIHELYKRHGKDINFMGVIVTNENVTLADKERSSNLSAKLAEMLGCDAVIVSEEGFGNPDADLIMNCRKIEEKGIKTVLVTDEYAGQDGASQSLADSNPLGNAVVSNGNANAVVKLPPMKTIIGDVKQANVIAGAWEGSLHADGTIEAEIQVITGATNELGFWNLSARGI; from the coding sequence GTGAAACTTGAATTAGGTATTATACCCATTAACGACATGAAATTTGGAAACAAAACAGCTGTTAATGGAACATGCCTTGAAGTAAACAAAGCTGAACTTGAGGCTCTTATCAAGGAAGATCCGCTTGTAATCGGTGTCGAATTGCACATTGCAAAGCCCGGCGATAACACTCGAATTATCCCTGTAAAAGATGTTCTTGAACCCAGATGTAAGGTAGAAGGCAGCGGAGTTTGCTTCCCCGGTTTTTTTACCGGTGAAGAGGCTGTTGTTGGAGCAGGTAAAACCCATGTATTGAAGGGTGCTGCTGTAGTTACAACCGGAACCGTTGTAGGTTTCCAGGAAGGTATCATTGACATGAGCGGCCCGGGTGCCGAATATACCCCCTTCTCAAAGACCGTTAACCTCGTTGTTGATTGCAAGATCCAGGACGATGTTACCCGCGCTATCAAAGAAAAGGCCTTACGCCTTATGGGCTTAAAAACAGCCCGATATCTCGGAGAAGCTGCTAAAAACGTAAAACCCGCTTCTGTAGAAACCTACGAAACACTTCCCTTCGTAGAGCAGGCTAAACAATATCCCAATCTTCCTAAGGTAGGATATGTTTACATGCTCCAGAGCCAGGGACTTTTACACGACACCTACTACTACGGTATCGACGTAAAGCAGATTCTTCCCACAATCATGTACCCCACAGAAGTTATGGACGGTGCAATCGTAAGCGGTAACTGCGTTTCTGCATGCGATAAGAACCCGACCTATGTTCACCAGAACAGCCCCATTATCCATGAACTCTACAAGAGACATGGAAAAGACATCAACTTCATGGGTGTAATCGTTACAAACGAAAACGTAACTCTTGCAGACAAGGAAAGATCTTCTAACCTTTCCGCAAAATTGGCCGAAATGCTCGGCTGCGATGCAGTTATCGTTTCTGAAGAAGGTTTCGGAAACCCCGATGCCGACTTGATCATGAACTGCCGCAAGATCGAAGAAAAGGGTATCAAAACCGTTCTCGTAACCGACGAATATGCCGGTCAAGACGGTGCAAGTCAGTCTCTTGCTGACTCAAACCCCTTAGGAAATGCTGTAGTTTCTAACGGAAACGCAAACGCTGTTGTAAAACTTCCCCCGATGAAGACCATCATCGGAGATGTAAAACAAGCAAACGTTATTGCCGGTGCTTGGGAAGGAAGTTTACATGCCGACGGAACAATCGAAGCTGAAATTCAGGTTATTACCGGTGCTACAAACGAGCTCGGATTCTGGAATCTTAGCGCAAGAGGAATATAA
- a CDS encoding epoxyqueuosine reductase QueH: MTAQKINYDRLMQETIKDLDSNDKALLLHSCCAPCSSSVILKLAPFFKLTVFYYNPNIDTFEEYEKRAEEQKHIISIYNEESLSSHRIEIIKETYAPEEFHKIAQGLEDCPEGGERCMRCYLLRLKKTAERAKKDGFDFFTSTLSVSPLKNAEKLNSIGLSLESGNCRWLACDFKKRSGYLDSINLSKKYGLYRQDYCGCVHSKR, from the coding sequence ATGACAGCTCAAAAAATCAACTATGACAGGCTGATGCAGGAAACTATAAAAGATTTGGACTCAAACGATAAAGCTCTTTTGCTCCATTCTTGCTGTGCGCCTTGCAGTTCTTCGGTTATCTTAAAACTTGCTCCTTTTTTTAAACTTACCGTTTTTTATTATAATCCCAATATAGACACCTTTGAAGAATACGAAAAAAGAGCTGAAGAGCAAAAACACATTATTTCTATCTACAATGAAGAAAGTCTCTCGTCTCACAGGATAGAAATAATCAAAGAGACCTATGCCCCTGAAGAATTCCATAAAATTGCTCAAGGTTTGGAAGATTGTCCTGAAGGAGGGGAGAGGTGTATGCGCTGCTACCTTTTACGGCTGAAAAAAACTGCCGAAAGAGCCAAAAAAGACGGTTTCGATTTTTTTACCTCAACTCTTTCCGTGAGTCCCTTAAAAAATGCGGAAAAACTTAATAGTATCGGACTTTCTCTCGAAAGCGGAAACTGCAGATGGCTCGCTTGCGATTTTAAAAAACGCAGCGGTTACCTTGATTCCATAAATTTAAGCAAAAAATACGGACTTTACAGGCAGGATTACTGCGGATGTGTCCATTCCAAACGATAA